DNA from Longimicrobiaceae bacterium:
AGAAGCGGATCCACTCCGCGGCGCTGGCTCCCCTGGGTTGCGGCGAGGAAGTGGGCCACCGCGTTTGGGCAGGTCAGGTGGGAGTGCTCTTCCCTTTCGTCGAGGAGCGGCGGCGCTCGCTGATTGATGCGCTGGGGGATCGTCTCATCGTGCCCTATCGCCCACACCCAGCGGCAGAGGAGATCCGTGATCGGCGCGATCTGGAACTCAGCCATGTGCTGCGACAGGTGCGCCAGCGCCCAACCGGACTGCCCTCCTGGATGATGGAGGCGCTCTCTGTGCTGGTCGACATCCGCAACCGGATCGCGCATTTCGAAACCGTCCCGGAGAGCCTCTGGCTGGACCGGGCGCTCTCAGCCCTGCTCGCATCTCGCCAGTTCGGCGGCTCGGCCTAACGCCGCCTTCCACCCAGACGTGTGTCTCATTAAGGCGGCGTTCCTCGGCGCGCTGCCCTATGGCCTAGACACGCTTACTTACCAAATTAGGTTCGAACTTCAACGAGGAGTCCGATCTCGATCGCGTAGCGCCAGAAGCGCGCAATCTCGCGTGCGGGCTCCCCATGAACGAGCAACCCCATCTCGAGCTGGTCACGAAAACCCCGCCCGGTGAAGTTCGCGCTACCCACGTAGGCGTGGGCCTCGTCCACCACTAGGAACTTGGCGTGAGATCCGAGCGTTCCGGGCTCGGCGAGGAGGCGCCCCTCGGGCTGATAGAAGCGGAGCACGCCGGCACTCCCCGCGCGGATCCGGAGCGCCGGCAGCGCCGCGGGAGTGCTCACCCAGTCCACGCGCACGCCCCGGCGAAGCGCTGCATCCAGCGCGTTTGCGAGTGGGCCTGCACTGAGGGCACCCGACTGGGCATAGGGTGCACCGAGGATCACCTCGTGCTGCGCGCCGGCGACCAGCTCGACTAGGGTCTGTCTGACGGAACCGGGTCGGTATTAGCTTAGCTGCATGGCACGCACCGACTTAACCGAAGCACAATGGCGCGCTCTCGCGCCGCACCTGCCTGGCAACGCGAAAAAGGGGCAGGCCTGGAGTAATCACCGCCGGGTGATCAACGGGATCCTCTGGCGACTAAGGACCGGCGCCCCCTGGCGCGACATCCCCGCGAGGTACGGTCCGTACCAGACCTGCTACGACCGCTTCGTGCGTTGGGGTCGCGATGGCACCTGGGCCCGTCTGCTGCAGATCCTGCAAGCCGAGGCGGAAGCCCGGGGCGACCTGGACTGGGACTCGGCCGCGCTGGACTCGACGCACGTCAAGGCGCACCGCAGTGCCGCCGGGGCCCGCAAGCAGCCGGCCCAGGCGGAAAAAAGGGGCGGCTGAGGTCGGAGTGGCTGGGCCGCTCCCGCGGGGGGATCACGAGCAAGCTCCACGTCTGCGCGGAAGGCAAAGCGCGCCCCCTCTCGGTGGTCGTCACTGCCGGGCAGGTGGCCGACTGCACGCAACTCGAGCCGGTGCTCGACGCTATTCATGTGCCTCGCAAGAAGGGCCGGCCCCGCAAGCGTCCCCGGAGTCTGCGGCTGGATCGCGCCTACGGAGCCCGCAAACAGCGGCGGATCGTGCGCCGGCGGGGCATTCGGATGGTCTGCCCCGAGCGCGAGGATGCGAAGAAGCATCGCCTGGCCAAGGGCTCGCGTGGAGGCCGACCTCCGGCCTTCG
Protein-coding regions in this window:
- a CDS encoding phospholipase D family protein, which encodes MVAGAQHEVILGAPYAQSGALSAGPLANALDAALRRGVRVDWVSTPAALPALRIRAGSAGVLRFYQPEGRLLAEPGTLGSHAKFLVVDEAHAYVGSANFTGRGFRDQLEMGLLVHGEPAREIARFWRYAIEIGLLVEVRT
- a CDS encoding IS5 family transposase (programmed frameshift) yields the protein MARTDLTEAQWRALAPHLPGNAKKGQAWSNHRRVINGILWRLRTGAPWRDIPARYGPYQTCYDRFVRWGRDGTWARLLQILQAEAEARGDLDWDSAALDSTHVKAHRSAAGARKQPAQAEKRGGLRSEWLGRSRGGITSKLHVCAEGKARPLSVVVTAGQVADCTQLEPVLDAIHVPRKKGRPRKRPRSLRLDRAYGARKQRRIVRRRGIRMVCPEREDAKKHRLAKGSRGGRPPAFDSQAYKGRNVVERCINRLKDFRAVATRYDKRGYNYLAGVLLACIVLWL